The sequence TCCAAACGAATCCGATCGCATGGGAAATTGATCGACTGCATCCCAACAATCCGTCTAAATGGTGAGGAGGCAGGTCTTCTTATTGGAGAGAATTTAGCGATCGCTTCATTGTGTTTTGAGAAGGGCGATCGCACATGTAATTAGGGAGCGATCGCAAGACAACAACTATCAGAGGGAATTAATTTAATCCCTTTCATGCCAAGGGCGATCGCCTTCGTGACGACCTATTGAGGTTCTGATACAATCAAGTTAGTAAGCTAAAACTTGATATGACGTTAGTAGTTATTGCTGAGCCTGCACCCTTAGAAACTGATGCCGATGGGGTAGTACGAGTTGGTAAAACTCGCGTTACCCTTGATACTGTGATTACAGCTTTCAAGCAAGGAGCAACGGCTGAAGAAATTGTCTACCGCTATTCATCGTTAAAGCTAGCTGACGTATATGCTACGATCGCTTTCTATCTCAACCACCAGCAAGAAGTCGAAGCCTACTTACAACAGAGGCAACAACAGGCAAAAGAGATTCGCAAAATGAATGAGGCAAGGTTCGATCCGCAAGGACTGCGAGATAGACTACTTGCCCGCCAAACAGAGCGATCGGCATGAAATTCCTCGCCGATGAAAATTTTGACAACACAATTGTTCGAGGATTACTGCGCCGCAAACCAGACATTGATATAGTTCGCGTTCAAGACGTTGGCTTGTCCGGCAAGGACGATCCAACAGTATTGGCTTGGGCAGCTCAAGAAAACCGAATATTGCTCACCCATGATGTGGCTACAATTACGCACTATGCCTATGAGCGACTTTCAGCATAGCAATCAATGCCAGGAGTTATTGAGGTTACTTCAGACACTTCTATCGGAAGAATAATCGATGATATTCTCATAATTTTGGCGTGTAGTCTGAAGGGAGAATTAGAAGGTCAAATTCAATAGACCTCTTGCAGATTAGGTTGAGGTTGAGTTGCCAAAGAACCCCAAGATAGGAAAATATCAGGACATAGCAATAACGAAAAAGCGTCCTGATGATGAACTATATAATAGCGCAAACCCTACCTGCTGCACACTTTAAGCGTCGATTTGGTATCGAGACTAATACGTTCAAAGCAATTGTGAAAGTGCTTAAACCAGAGTGGCGAGCAACGCCAACACCTGGAGCCAAGCCTAAACTCGGACTAGAAGACCGCATATTGGTTGCCTTCGAGTATTGGCGGGAATATCGCACCTACTTTCACATCGCCACTAGTTGGGGCATCAGCGAGTCTACAGTTTGTCGAATAGTGCATTGGGTAGAGGAGACTTTAATCCGCTCACGTCGCTTTCGACTACCTGGGAAGCGCCAGTTGGTGCGGGGCTTTGGGATACCTACAGTCGCGATCGTTGATGTGACTGAAACTCGCATTGAGCGTCCTAAGCGGCACCAACGTGCCTTTTATAGCGGCAAACAGAAAGGGCACACGCTCAAATGTCAACTCATAATTGACGCTCTTACTGGGCAGATTATCTGTACGTTTTTCGGCAAGGGGCGACGGCATGATTTCAAGCTGTTCAAAGCTTCTGGCATCCATTTCCATCCTCAAACCGAGAGTTTGCAGGACAAGGGTTATCAAGGCATCCAGAAACTGCATCTCTACTGCCGCTTACCCCACAAGAAACCGAAAGGTGGTCAGCTTACGCCTGAGCAGAAAGCGTTCAACCGCCAACTTGCGCGCCAACGGGTTGGCATTGAGCATGTTAATCGCCGCTTGAAGATCTTCCGCATCTTATCTGGACGCTATCGCAATCGTCGTCACCGCTTTGGTTTGCGTTGCAATCTAATTGCTGGTCTCTACAATTTTGAACGCTCTCAAGGCTCCTCAGTTGGCTAATTTGCAAGAGGTCTAATACCTTCCTTGGTAACTGGTTGTAACAGCCCCCTTTATGCAACTGATGGGCCATTGGGAGCGATGAACCAACAATCGCTATCCATTATTTCAAAGAGAGGAGGGGATCGCATTATTACCTTTGGGGAGAATTTAGCGATCGCTACAAAATTAAGGTTGAATAATGTCGAAGGAATCGCGATCGCTAATCCGATAGAACAAAAAATCCGAATCGAGCGTGAGAATTTGATGATATCCCGTTTTCTCAGCAGCCAGAACTAGAGTTGCATCAGCTAAATCCATTGGGCGATCGCGATACTGTTCCATCAACTCTATTAAACGACCGTAATCGCTTTCCTGAACTTCGTAGACTACCAACAGTTTCTCTAAAAGAAGTTGTCCCAACTTTTGCTGCATCTGCCATCCACTACGGTGAAGCGCAAGATACATGGCTTCTGTCAAGCAAGGCCAAGTTGTGACGAGCGGTTTTTTAAGACGTGAAATTGCGCTCTTGTAAGGATCGTGTTTTGGCTGAGTGCGATCCACTAGACACAGCAAGACTCCTGCATCGCAAAGAATCATAACTCAAGACCTTGTTGACGAAACTTGTTTAGCAGAAGTTGCTGATATTCACTGGTTAACTTAGTTGGAGACACTTCCAAGCGCTCGACAGACTCAAACCATTGCGTCCATGCTTGTGAGATGTTCTCCTGCGACTCGTCGTTGTTTTTTTCGCACTTATGTTTAAGCATTACAAAGTCAATAAAGTCACTGACTTCCTGCAAAATTGATTCAGGCAAATGCTGTAACTTAGCAATTGTAGCTTCGCGAATGGCCATGAGAAAAACCTCTCCTAAAATCCTTTATCTTCATCAGAACTATAAAGATTAATAACGACTCTACTAGACCTATAAATACCAGTTTACATTAGCAATTAATGTGCGATCGCTATTTGTTGCAACGAGAGGGAGCGATCGCTTTAAATATTTTTTCAATCTGGGTATTCTGATGATTGGCTAAATACCGCCAATATGAAATACAATCCAGAAAAACACCATCGCCGTTCTATCCGACTCAAAGGATACGACTACTCCGCCGCAGGCAGCTATTTTATCACCATTTGCACCCATCAACGCGAATGCTTGTTTGGTGAAATTTCCAATGGTGAAATGCATTTAAATCAATACGGGCAAATTATCGCCGAAGAATGGCAGCGATCGTCCGTAATTCGGCAGGAAATCGAATTGGATTTGTGGGCGATCATGCCCAACCATTTTCACGGAATTGTCATCATTACCGACAACGTAGGGGCGAACGGCCGTTTGCCCCTACTACCACCACCGATGCAATCCGATCCTTCTTCCCTGCCCGATCGTACGTTCGCACGATCGTCAATGCAACCTAAATCTCTATCATCATTGATTGCGGGATTCAAATCCGCTACCACCAAACATATCAATATTGCACGCAATTCCCCATCTTCCCCTGTATGGCAGCGCAATTATTACGAACATATCATTCGCGATGAAACATCATGCCAAAAGATTCGCCAGTATATCCAAACAAATCCGATCGCATGGGAAATCGATCGACTGCATCCCAATAACCCGTCAAAATGGTGAGGAGGCGATCGCATTATTATTATACGTAAGTTCGATGAAACTCAGTATCTAGAAGCTTTACAAAATAAGGGATTCAAAGATATAGCCTAGATAAACTTTTCAGGATTTATTGAGCATAAGTTCAACAACATACGAAATGGGAATACTCAAGTTCCTTGAGTCTATGACTTCCCAAGCTTATATTTCCTAGAGTTGGAAGTTGCTACAGAGCGCGACCTTTGCCCTTTGTGTTTCTGGTTTGCCCGAGGCCGGAACCAGGACTGCCAAACCCAGTTGAGGATGCTTTGCAGCATCTCTGCCAGTTCTTGGGCTGCTTTCCCAATTTGCCTGATGAGCTTTGGTTTTGGAGTTGGCGCTGAATTAGAACGCGGACGAGCGGGATTGCGCCTTACCCGCTGGGCTTGAGGATTTGCAGCAGAGCGATTCGATCGATCGCTGCTATAACTATACGAATTAGAGGGCAGTCGCTCTGCATCTTCACCAAATTCATCAAATGCGCGGGGTTGGCGATAGGCAGCATTGGCTAAGTGCGTTTCCAATTCCTCGTTTGTGGGTATATGGTGCAGGTTGGAACCCGTTTCAAAAATCTCAGTCTGGCGTTTGGGAAACTCCGGTAGCATCAGAATGGGTAGCTGCACTGGTGGTGCGATCGCGGCCTCTTGTATGGTTTCTGATAATGTTTCATCGCTCAGACCTTGCAGAGTCCAGTTGCGATTTGCTTTCGGCCCGCCCAGGCGCAAACAGTTACCAGCGTGATCGAGGATCAAAGCTTTGCCAGTTGGTTTGGGGCGCAGGCCGCGACCCACCATTTGCAGGTGCAGGGCAACGGATTGAGTAGGACGGCAAAGCTGAACTACTTCAATTTCTGGTAAATCGAAGCCTTCTGTAAACAGGTTGACATTCGTGAGTACCTGCGTAGAACCCCTACGAAAGCGATCCAAGATTTCCCGTCTTTGTTTGACTGGTGTTTCGCTGTCAATATGTTCGGCGGCAATTCCAGCTTTTTGGTAGCTGGCGGCGATCGCTTTGGCATGGTCGATATTAATCGCAAATACAACGCAGCGTTTGCCTCTGGCGTGCTTGAGATAGGCATCGATGGCGCGACCCGCCACGTAACGGCGATCGATTTGGGTTGCCAGATCGCCAGTATTAAAGTCCCCGCCTGTAATCCGAATGCCCTCTTGAGGTAGAAAACTATCCGGCGTAAGGACATCGTAGTCAGCCAGATAACCATGCCAGATTAGTTCTGGCACCGATGGCCCCAAGACTAAGGCATTGTAAAGGCGATCGAATCCGCGCCCGTCTAAGCGCGAGGGTGTAGCGGTTACCCCTAATACATAGGTATGGGGCAGGCTAGCCAGAATTTTGAGATAGCTGGGCGCAAGGGACAGGTGAGCTTCATCAACGATTACCAGACTAGTATCAGGTAGTTCGATCTGCTGCTGCTCGATGCGCTTGACTAAAGTTTGCACGGAGGCGCATTGAATTAAGCGATCGAGGTTAAGCGATCGTCCTGCTTTAATCGTGCCGACTCGCGACTGAGTCACCTGTTCGAGTGTTGTTTGTGCCTGTAAAAGTAATTCTTCGCGGTGCACGAGCAGGAGAACGCGCTCCTCGCGATCGAAAAAATCGCGGGCAATCTGGCTAAAAGTGCGAGTTTTGCCCGACCCAGTTGGCATTGACAAAAGCACAGAGCGATTACCACTGCGCCACTCGCGATAAATGTCCTGAATAACCCTAACCTGGTAGTCACGCAGACCTTTCATAATTTGCTTAACCTAGTTGCTGCCAGTTCGACAGAACAGGATACTGCATAAAATCAATTTCAACCATTGCCGTATAGGGAACCTATGCCACTAATATGATTTTGCGCTATTTCACAAATTTTTCAGTACGACAGATCGGTAGTTTCAGCAATAGTGGGATAAGTTCGGATGTTGTTGGTTTGGAAATTTGTAAAGCTCGGACTACCCCGTAACACTTTCAACTGACTTTGCCACCCCGTCAGCTACTTTTATAGCTATAGCCAACAGGCTTAGGACGGGGTGCAGGGGTTCCACCCCTGCGTGGGGGCGCAGCCCCCACACCCCCCCTGTCCTAACAGAATCTGTCTAGGCTATAGTTAAGGCGGCGGCAATATGCTTGTGGGTGCTAGTCGCGGCATGTGGTTGCGCAACGGAAGATTCCAGCATTTTATGAGTTGATGGAAGCTGTCTATCAGGTGAAGCTTCTTGATGGCTGATTCCACCGACTTCGGTTCCCAATCGATCGATGATGCTTCTTCAAAATGGTAAATTGGCACGATCGCTTCCAGGCTTGAGAACCTTTCGCGATCCGATGCATGTCCGGAGGCGCTATTTTGCGGGTAAAATACAATAACCGGAATTCCCATCGCAATAGCAGGCAACGCACAGTGCAGCATGGTCGTTACTATCAGTCTCGCACGGTTTTGATAGGTGTTTAATAGGGGAGCATCTCAGTTTTGCAAGGCAAGGTTAAGAGAGCCATTAAGGTAAGCAGAACGGTGTTTGAGGACTTGTGGCACATTATCACGGTTCCATTGAGCGCCAGAGATTTTGATGCGTCTAGCGATTTGCTTAACAGCAGATTCCACTGCGCCAGAACCAATAGAGCAAATCTGCTCGGTTTGGAAATACCAATAATCAGGAATACGATGGCGATGCTTGTGCAGATAAGCAATAAAATTGATGCTCTGAGGACTAGCTAAGTGATTGAGCTCAGCAATAGCTGCAGTCACATTACCCCGCCACAAAAAAGCTTCGACCCCAGTCAAAAGTTGAGCTGTAGCCTCAATTTTATGCAGGTTTTCCACCAAATGGAACCAGTCCAAGATTTCATAGCGACTATCAGGTATAGAGATCTGGGCAATAATATTCCAAATCCCATCATGTCCATCCCCAATACAGGTAACCATATCTGCTAAAGGCTGTCGATTTACCCAGTCTGTTAAGGCAATGTTATCTTGAAATGTGGCAAATATGGCTTGTCCATGCAAGTTCACAGCTTTATAGTCCTTCCACTCACTTGGCTGTCCAAGTGGCGTGCGCAGTCTGATTCTGCCTCCATCGACACTTAATTCCTCGACCGACTCTTCTACCTCTAGGGGGCTAAATTCATGGCGATGCACCAGGCGCTGTTGTGTACTGCGCGATATTTGCACTCCCATCAACATGGCTAAGTCTTTGGCGGCTTGTTCGTAGGATACATTCGCACTCAAGATCAGGCTACATCTTTCCACATACGGGCTCACCTGGCTATAGGGGGCTACTTTGAGCTTCTGCGCTTGCTTTTGCGTGAGGTGGAGCTGTCCGATGCTGCTTTGCACTCGCCTGCGGCGTCCTGCTTCTGTGCCCGTAACTGTGCGGATAAAAAACTCCCTATTTCTGGGCTGACATGTTCGAGGATTTGCTGCCGCACAGCGATTTCGATCCCTTCCAAGCTGGTTAGTTGTTCCGATGGTGTATTCTGATAAAGGATGGCGGCAATAGCTTGAACGTGCGCTTGCATTTCTTTTTCCTGCTCTGGAGTCATGGTTGCTCTCCTTGGGGTTGGTTTCTCGTATTCCTATCTTCTGATTTCTTCCCCCTTTTGGCTACCCATCTATATTAAGCATTATTACTCAGTGCAAAGTTGAGATGCTCCCTTTAATAGACTGGTTGCCGCTTCAAGGTTTTGTTTAAATCCTCTTTGTTCGACGTAGTGACAAATATATGTCGCGTTTGATAGTTCAGGAGGTAATATCGATAGAATTTGCCGATCGCGAGAAACAACGAAAACCTCAGTCTGTTGTTTCGGATTTGCGATCCGTCGCGGGAAACTCAGTGTCAAGCAATCGCTGAGAAAGCATTCAATGCCATGAGAACGCAGCAATTCAAGCGTGTAAAGGTCTCTACAGCCTATCGGGGAGTGTTGTCGGTAATATTCGAGCGCTTGCTCCGATATCAGCTCCGGGCACTGGGATAGACGGATATGGAAACCAATAAAGACAGGGGCTAGGGCAGACCCCGGCGGCCACTGCAATCCGTTTGTCTTAAACCAACCGTTAATCAAAATTGGATAAGGCCCATGCGCTGCAGGCAGAGTCGAGCAGGAGAGAATGTCATTGTCGCGATCGACATAAAGAGTAGGTCTTCGCGATGTTCGCTCGATCAGTCGTCTAGCTGCCAGGATTTGGATATGATCGCCAAGATTCTGAGTTGAAACGCTCAATGAAGCGATCGGTTTAGTATTGACAATTCCGCTTATATTTCTTGCGGCTTCCGGCAAGAAAGGATCGGGGAGGTCTTGCATGAGTTGCGTTACAAGAGATTTGTCATTGCGTGCAGCTTCGTTGTATCGATAGGTGAGTTTGGATACTGCTGGAGGAGAAATAAGCGCTTTCTCGATCGCTTCGCTGCGATCCTCCAGTAGACCGATCTCCTGAAACCTGTGCGAGTCAACGGCACTGACTTTCGGCACCCGGTTCCAATGCTCGTTACACTGAGGATCGGATTTGCATAGATCGGCGAATAGGTCGTGGAACCAAAAATAGTTATCAGTTCGATCGTTGGTTTCCCAGAAATTAACGACTGAGGCATGCCAGCGCTCCATCAGTAGATTTCCTTCTACTGCTGCAATGAACCAGCTCGACAGCATGCGATCCGATGCGGGGCGATCGAATGCAAAGAATCCCTCAAGTGTAACGCCCCAAATCCAGGTGTCGAGCGGGCGATGGCAAAGAACGGTCGCATCGACCCAAATACCCCCATATTCGTGTAACAACAGGGATCGAACGATATCTGACATGGAAGCTGCCGTGATGGCTTTGCCTTCTAGACATGGCAACTCCACATACCGCTGGAAGGAGTTGGCATCCAACGCACGAATTTCCCAGTCAGGGTTGCGGCACTGCCAGCTTGCCAAGCACTTACGCACGAGCCAAGGAGCGCGATCCCACCCTTGTAACCAACACATCCATATTACCTTGTTGAAAGCATACCTCTGTAGCCTACTCTTTGCAGTGGTGGCGATTCT comes from Pseudanabaena sp. PCC 6802 and encodes:
- a CDS encoding DEAD/DEAH box helicase, encoding MKGLRDYQVRVIQDIYREWRSGNRSVLLSMPTGSGKTRTFSQIARDFFDREERVLLLVHREELLLQAQTTLEQVTQSRVGTIKAGRSLNLDRLIQCASVQTLVKRIEQQQIELPDTSLVIVDEAHLSLAPSYLKILASLPHTYVLGVTATPSRLDGRGFDRLYNALVLGPSVPELIWHGYLADYDVLTPDSFLPQEGIRITGGDFNTGDLATQIDRRYVAGRAIDAYLKHARGKRCVVFAINIDHAKAIAASYQKAGIAAEHIDSETPVKQRREILDRFRRGSTQVLTNVNLFTEGFDLPEIEVVQLCRPTQSVALHLQMVGRGLRPKPTGKALILDHAGNCLRLGGPKANRNWTLQGLSDETLSETIQEAAIAPPVQLPILMLPEFPKRQTEIFETGSNLHHIPTNEELETHLANAAYRQPRAFDEFGEDAERLPSNSYSYSSDRSNRSAANPQAQRVRRNPARPRSNSAPTPKPKLIRQIGKAAQELAEMLQSILNWVWQSWFRPRANQKHKGQRSRSVATSNSRKYKLGKS
- a CDS encoding DUF433 domain-containing protein, producing the protein MTLVVIAEPAPLETDADGVVRVGKTRVTLDTVITAFKQGATAEEIVYRYSSLKLADVYATIAFYLNHQQEVEAYLQQRQQQAKEIRKMNEARFDPQGLRDRLLARQTERSA
- a CDS encoding transposase; this translates as MKYNPEKHHRRSIRLKGYDYSAAGSYFITICTHQRECLFGEISNGEMHLNQYGQIIAEEWQRSSVIRQEIELDLWAIMPNHFHGIVIITDNVGANGRLPLLPPPMQSDPSSLPDRTFARSSMQPKSLSSLIAGFKSATTKHINIARNSPSSPVWQRNYYEHIIRDETSCQKIRQYIQTNPIAWEIDRLHPNNPSKW
- a CDS encoding ISKra4 family transposase (programmed frameshift); translation: MTPEQEKEMQAHVQAIAAILYQNTPSEQLTSLEGIEIAVRQQILEHVSPEIGFFIRTVTGTEAGRRRRVQSSIGQLHLTQKQAQKLKVAPYSQVSPYVERCSLILSANVSYEQAAKDLAMLMGVQISRSTQQRLVHRHEFSPLEVEESVEELSVDGGRIRLRTPLGQPSEWKDYKAVNLHGQAIFATFQDNIALTDWVNRQPLADMVTCIGDGHDGIWNIIAQISIPDSRYEILDWFHLVENLHKIEATAQLLTGVEAFLWRGNVTAAIAELNHLASPQSINFIAYLHKHRHRIPDYWYFQTEQICSIGSGAVESAVKQIARRIKISGAQWNRDNVPQVLKHRSAYLNGSLNLALQN
- a CDS encoding IS5 family transposase gives rise to the protein MNYIIAQTLPAAHFKRRFGIETNTFKAIVKVLKPEWRATPTPGAKPKLGLEDRILVAFEYWREYRTYFHIATSWGISESTVCRIVHWVEETLIRSRRFRLPGKRQLVRGFGIPTVAIVDVTETRIERPKRHQRAFYSGKQKGHTLKCQLIIDALTGQIICTFFGKGRRHDFKLFKASGIHFHPQTESLQDKGYQGIQKLHLYCRLPHKKPKGGQLTPEQKAFNRQLARQRVGIEHVNRRLKIFRILSGRYRNRRHRFGLRCNLIAGLYNFERSQGSSVG
- a CDS encoding type II toxin-antitoxin system VapC family toxin; translation: MILCDAGVLLCLVDRTQPKHDPYKSAISRLKKPLVTTWPCLTEAMYLALHRSGWQMQQKLGQLLLEKLLVVYEVQESDYGRLIELMEQYRDRPMDLADATLVLAAEKTGYHQILTLDSDFLFYRISDRDSFDIIQP
- a CDS encoding capsular polysaccharide synthesis protein — protein: METGFDPLITVSSPLGDKINPTQLGEFKQYIIGAVESAVPEKNPFRHLYIDRVLPPALYTAVRSRMLQHKYHSALIDRTQDSDQFVNKRFSLVNNEDIETQYLRAIFSDNTVKSAFLQHFFVAVTPELAASLQIHTEFEYMYTAAGRFQNIHVDIPPKFLSFVFYVPEFEVDEDTERYNATVLYDKQLNPHYVARYHSNSACVFAPHFYSYHGFASTIDREVLVMFYVNATEMNRWVETRGIESPPFQAIRRAIGDKLSRYPLIEYGQDPNKLDIERRDCLINAPRGRVMQSSVSAIHTFEKVPHRIATTAKSRLQRYAFNKVIWMCWLQGWDRAPWLVRKCLASWQCRNPDWEIRALDANSFQRYVELPCLEGKAITAASMSDIVRSLLLHEYGGIWVDATVLCHRPLDTWIWGVTLEGFFAFDRPASDRMLSSWFIAAVEGNLLMERWHASVVNFWETNDRTDNYFWFHDLFADLCKSDPQCNEHWNRVPKVSAVDSHRFQEIGLLEDRSEAIEKALISPPAVSKLTYRYNEAARNDKSLVTQLMQDLPDPFLPEAARNISGIVNTKPIASLSVSTQNLGDHIQILAARRLIERTSRRPTLYVDRDNDILSCSTLPAAHGPYPILINGWFKTNGLQWPPGSALAPVFIGFHIRLSQCPELISEQALEYYRQHSPIGCRDLYTLELLRSHGIECFLSDCLTLSFPRRIANPKQQTEVFVVSRDRQILSILPPELSNATYICHYVEQRGFKQNLEAATSLLKGASQLCTE